The following proteins are co-located in the uncultured Draconibacterium sp. genome:
- a CDS encoding radical SAM protein, giving the protein MYNSKKIRFDLINPTSPLWRVKAKQRPVNSSVFRFSMLPSLYVAASMPSNVESRIIDEDVEAVDFNTDADLIGISFMTYNAPRAYEIADRFRAQGKKVILGGYHPTFMQEEAIQHADAICLGESENNIPLMIDDFMNGGLKPFYKSELVDLEKLPKLNRELIRHNAYVTTNAMQATRGCIYKCEFCSVAAFNRYQIRTRPIGQVIEELKGLGRSVLFMDDNIGLNRAYAKELFKAMKPLGKRWFSQCGIKIADDEELLRLAFESGCRGLFIGFESLSQESLESWNKQCNRRRDYLQAVRNIHNAGIGIFAGFVFGSDNDGPDVFSNTFDFLLEANIEVLQSTRLTPFPGTPLFDKMDKEGRIVTKDWSHYDFFHVVHSPLNMDAETLHYGTAWLQRQFYAYKSISRRVRKAFSYLDASTVTKVMLPLNLGYRFKLSAYGAFQMAKAFDGKNAILIA; this is encoded by the coding sequence ATGTACAACTCAAAAAAAATTAGGTTCGATTTAATTAATCCTACATCTCCTTTGTGGCGGGTAAAAGCCAAACAACGTCCTGTAAATTCAAGTGTATTCCGTTTCTCCATGCTTCCAAGTTTGTATGTTGCTGCATCGATGCCATCAAACGTTGAAAGCCGTATTATTGATGAGGATGTGGAAGCGGTAGATTTTAATACCGATGCCGATTTAATAGGAATCTCGTTTATGACGTACAATGCCCCTCGTGCTTACGAAATTGCCGACCGTTTTCGTGCGCAAGGAAAGAAAGTAATACTGGGAGGTTATCATCCTACATTTATGCAGGAAGAGGCCATACAACATGCCGATGCCATTTGTCTGGGCGAATCGGAAAACAATATTCCGCTAATGATAGATGATTTTATGAACGGAGGATTAAAGCCGTTTTATAAAAGCGAATTGGTTGATCTGGAAAAACTTCCCAAACTAAACCGCGAACTTATCCGCCACAATGCCTATGTAACCACCAATGCGATGCAAGCCACGCGCGGCTGTATTTATAAGTGCGAATTTTGTTCGGTGGCAGCTTTTAACCGGTATCAAATCAGAACACGACCCATTGGACAGGTAATTGAAGAGCTAAAAGGATTGGGGCGCAGTGTGTTGTTTATGGATGACAATATTGGTTTGAACCGTGCGTATGCAAAGGAGTTGTTTAAAGCCATGAAACCACTGGGTAAAAGATGGTTCAGTCAGTGCGGAATAAAGATTGCCGATGATGAGGAGTTGTTGCGCCTGGCATTTGAAAGTGGGTGCCGCGGGCTGTTTATCGGTTTTGAATCTTTGTCGCAGGAAAGTCTTGAAAGTTGGAATAAACAATGTAACCGCCGGCGCGACTATCTCCAGGCGGTTAGAAATATCCACAATGCCGGGATTGGCATTTTTGCCGGTTTTGTATTTGGAAGCGACAACGACGGCCCGGATGTTTTTAGTAATACCTTTGATTTTTTACTGGAAGCGAACATCGAAGTACTTCAGTCAACACGGCTAACTCCTTTCCCCGGAACTCCGCTTTTTGACAAAATGGATAAGGAGGGCCGGATTGTTACAAAAGACTGGAGCCATTACGATTTTTTTCATGTTGTGCATAGCCCTTTGAATATGGATGCCGAAACACTGCATTACGGAACAGCCTGGTTGCAACGTCAGTTTTATGCTTATAAAAGCATCTCGCGGAGAGTGCGAAAAGCATTTTCGTATTTGGATGCAAGTACCGTAACAAAAGTAATGTTGCCGCTAAATTTGGGCTATCGTTTTAAACTTTCTGCCTACGGAGCATTTCAAATGGCCAAGGCATTCGATGGTAAAAATGCCATTCTTATCGCATAA
- a CDS encoding SDR family oxidoreductase, whose translation MKKNVIVSGGAQGIGKTVSLRLIEQGFAVSVFEIDEEAIDEFRLETGNADMAFYTVDVANEVQVKDAIEKSFADFGNIYGLVNNAAISINKNIVDLSFEEWKRVIDINLSGAFLCAKYATPFLQAAQGRIVNMASTRAIQSEANTEAYSASKGGILALTHALAASLGPQVKVNSISPGWIDVSAAKKKANATQENLTPEDHLQHPAGRVGKADDISNMVLFLLADENDFITGQNFVIDGGMTSKMIYV comes from the coding sequence ATGAAAAAGAATGTAATCGTTAGCGGAGGTGCGCAGGGAATTGGGAAAACAGTCTCGCTCCGCTTAATTGAACAGGGTTTTGCGGTTTCTGTTTTTGAAATCGATGAAGAAGCCATTGATGAATTTCGATTGGAAACAGGGAATGCCGACATGGCTTTTTATACGGTTGATGTGGCAAACGAAGTACAAGTTAAAGATGCCATAGAAAAGAGCTTTGCTGATTTTGGGAATATTTACGGCTTGGTAAACAATGCAGCCATTTCAATCAATAAAAACATTGTTGACCTGAGTTTTGAGGAATGGAAACGAGTAATCGACATCAATCTTTCGGGCGCTTTTTTATGCGCGAAATACGCCACTCCGTTTCTTCAGGCAGCGCAAGGCAGAATTGTAAATATGGCATCAACACGGGCTATACAATCGGAAGCCAACACCGAAGCTTATTCGGCAAGTAAGGGAGGAATTCTGGCATTAACGCATGCCTTGGCAGCTAGTTTGGGGCCGCAGGTAAAAGTAAACAGCATCAGTCCGGGTTGGATCGATGTTTCGGCAGCAAAGAAAAAAGCCAATGCCACACAAGAAAACCTTACACCGGAAGATCATCTTCAACACCCTGCCGGAAGAGTTGGGAAAGCGGATGACATTTCAAACATGGTTTTATTCCTGCTTGCCGACGAAAACGATTTTATTACCGGGCAGAATTTTGTGATCGACGGGGGAATGACTTCTAAAATGATTTATGTGTAA
- a CDS encoding sensor histidine kinase: MTKNQTPIFLRYRFLWHVLFWVVVLLVFWLIYAGIRGEYYHEFIINIIQLPAKMIGTYSFMYLILPLAIKKKKYVLFGVFVLIHFFLYGVIIRASVYYINPFHDSIHFARNEFFNLTRILTKAASDYVLPGTASAIYIFKRWYIEEQKNKKMAEEKTAAELNFLKAQIHPHFLFNTLNNLYTLILSKSEEAPDIVLKLSELLDYMIYKSNDEFVPLAKELEIVEGYIDLEKIRYSKRLELFYTVSGEAEKHQIAPLILLPFIENCFKHGASKNRIDPVVNIEINILPAYLSLKAVNSVSEKNVQIETEKAGIGLSNVRRRLDLIYTDRYELEIKSGNKLYEVDLKLFWV, from the coding sequence ATGACTAAGAATCAGACTCCAATATTTTTAAGGTATCGGTTTTTGTGGCATGTCCTGTTTTGGGTGGTTGTGTTGCTTGTATTCTGGCTGATCTATGCCGGAATAAGGGGAGAATACTACCACGAGTTTATTATTAACATTATTCAGTTACCGGCTAAAATGATAGGTACTTACTCATTTATGTACCTGATACTGCCACTGGCCATTAAAAAAAAGAAGTATGTGTTATTTGGCGTTTTTGTGCTGATTCATTTTTTTCTGTATGGAGTTATAATCAGAGCGTCGGTTTATTATATAAATCCTTTCCATGATTCGATCCATTTTGCGAGAAATGAGTTTTTCAACCTTACCCGAATTCTCACCAAAGCTGCCTCAGATTATGTTTTACCGGGCACAGCCTCCGCCATTTACATCTTTAAAAGATGGTACATTGAAGAGCAGAAGAATAAAAAAATGGCAGAAGAAAAAACAGCAGCTGAACTGAATTTTTTGAAAGCGCAAATACATCCGCATTTTCTGTTTAACACCCTGAATAATTTGTACACTTTGATTTTATCAAAATCGGAAGAAGCTCCGGATATTGTTTTGAAATTATCGGAGCTGCTTGATTATATGATCTATAAAAGCAATGACGAATTTGTGCCGCTGGCAAAAGAACTGGAAATTGTAGAGGGATACATTGACCTTGAAAAAATAAGGTACAGCAAACGACTCGAACTATTTTACACGGTAAGTGGAGAAGCAGAGAAGCATCAAATTGCGCCCCTTATTTTACTTCCGTTTATTGAGAATTGTTTCAAACATGGTGCAAGCAAAAATCGTATAGATCCGGTGGTGAACATTGAAATAAACATTTTACCTGCCTACCTTTCCCTGAAAGCCGTAAACTCTGTTTCTGAAAAAAACGTTCAGATAGAAACAGAAAAAGCCGGCATAGGCTTGAGCAATGTAAGAAGAAGACTCGATTTGATTTATACTGACAGGTATGAGCTTGAAATTAAATCAGGCAACAAATTATATGAAGTAGATTTAAAACTATTTTGGGTATAA
- a CDS encoding response regulator transcription factor, protein MKTNVQCLIVDDEPLAIKLLTMHLSRFDSIKIAGTVEDAVEAIDFLNTHKVDLMFLDIHMPEMKGTELLRSLKNPPAVIFTTAYRQYALEGFDLNVLDYLVKPISFGRLTQAIEKFFAAHHTQAIPTPNTEIKDEFLYLQEGSIIHKIPLIEIVYAESMGDNLTFYLDDKKITKRCTISSVEKFLARNGFLRIHRSYIVSLKRITSIGPVSIFIENKEFPIGKTYRESVLEQLNYKAFLNK, encoded by the coding sequence ATGAAAACCAACGTACAATGTTTAATCGTAGATGACGAACCTTTGGCCATTAAGTTACTGACCATGCATTTGAGCAGATTTGACAGTATTAAAATTGCAGGTACAGTTGAAGATGCCGTTGAAGCAATCGATTTTTTGAATACGCACAAAGTTGATCTTATGTTTCTGGATATCCACATGCCCGAAATGAAAGGAACAGAATTGCTAAGGTCGCTAAAAAATCCTCCGGCTGTGATATTTACCACCGCTTATCGGCAGTATGCACTTGAAGGTTTCGATTTGAATGTACTCGACTATTTAGTAAAACCGATTTCGTTTGGTCGTTTAACACAGGCCATTGAGAAATTTTTTGCTGCTCATCATACACAAGCTATTCCAACGCCAAATACGGAAATAAAAGACGAATTTCTTTACCTCCAGGAAGGCAGCATCATTCATAAAATTCCCCTCATCGAAATTGTATATGCAGAAAGCATGGGAGACAACCTGACCTTTTATCTCGATGATAAAAAAATTACAAAACGATGCACCATTTCTTCGGTGGAGAAATTTTTAGCACGGAACGGTTTTTTACGAATACATCGTTCATATATCGTTTCGCTTAAGCGGATAACAAGTATTGGCCCGGTAAGTATATTTATAGAAAACAAGGAGTTCCCCATCGGGAAAACGTATCGCGAAAGCGTACTCGAACAGCTCAACTACAAGGCATTTTTAAACAAATAA
- a CDS encoding glycoside hydrolase family 3 N-terminal domain-containing protein, protein MNYLKNKASSKKVIFMVLFAALITLFFACNKTKEYPKQADSPGSGKIKWIESQTPDGWTSVKNEAGTTLGYSKSSGLKLIQVDGYAFKDLNRNNMLDEFEDWRLDFETRAKAMVDEFTLEQTMGMKMNPFGSWKVNQDTLDTIIKESLDLCYRQLRAPRGGANDTRTKVNWNNMVQEYIEGIENSTCIPAVWIDDPRSGDVSSWPSNLGLAATFDPEIGAQYGRMMSEEWRAMGISMQVATQMDLATEPRWKRIPGTFGEDPALSMDIARAVINGWQSTYDNQGNDLGWGKHSVNNQMKHFPGDGAAEGGRESHTRDGAYNIFPGGQFFTHVLPFLACMDLPGKTKTVSAAMTNYSVGIEADGSTVGGERVGTSYSTYKLKNLLREKYNWDGYILTDFGILTSKNYGVENLSPAEKRLATLEAGCDAFGGEGGDGQESVDLAMEAFQLGVSRLGKAKMDEIMKKSTERMLRTHFNIGIVDNPYLDFEVAQSTFLKPQHVEAAFQAQLKSIVMLKNTDGIISKATKGAQKPKVYIPRVFVAAAGGWTRTPASAKPGFDPEVAGEYFDVVTDKLADKYTGTADREGNPTLSPNDIIRLSKAEIAQCDFAIVRISNPKNGNPTFMESGGMREGPGSAGSISNREDYTYLPISLQYRPYTANSEFVRRESLGGDMIEVSENGTTKLVKENRSYFGKTGIITNESHLDLVLNTAAATEKVIVVVDMSNPMVFTEFEPEVDAILVGFGGNRAANVPDKAFLEIITGQVEPSGLLPLQMPANMETVEAQFEDVPRDMHCHVDSNGNTYDFAFGLNWSGTIKDERTAKYDVIPIVGVAPE, encoded by the coding sequence ATGAACTACTTAAAAAACAAGGCCTCATCAAAAAAGGTTATTTTTATGGTGTTATTTGCAGCTCTTATTACGTTATTTTTTGCCTGCAATAAAACGAAAGAATACCCCAAACAAGCCGACAGCCCGGGATCGGGTAAAATCAAATGGATAGAATCGCAGACCCCTGACGGCTGGACCAGCGTTAAAAATGAAGCCGGAACTACCCTTGGGTATTCAAAGAGTTCGGGGCTTAAGCTTATTCAGGTTGACGGATATGCGTTTAAAGACCTCAATAGAAACAACATGCTTGATGAGTTTGAAGACTGGCGACTTGATTTTGAAACAAGAGCGAAAGCCATGGTCGATGAATTTACGCTTGAGCAAACGATGGGGATGAAAATGAATCCTTTTGGCAGCTGGAAAGTAAATCAGGACACACTGGATACCATAATAAAAGAGTCGCTTGATTTATGCTACCGGCAGCTACGCGCACCCCGCGGTGGCGCAAACGATACAAGAACAAAGGTGAACTGGAACAACATGGTACAGGAGTACATTGAAGGCATCGAAAACAGTACCTGTATTCCCGCAGTTTGGATCGACGATCCCCGATCGGGAGATGTATCAAGCTGGCCCAGCAATCTTGGATTAGCAGCAACATTCGATCCGGAAATTGGAGCTCAATACGGTAGAATGATGTCGGAAGAATGGCGCGCTATGGGAATATCAATGCAGGTAGCCACGCAAATGGACCTGGCAACCGAACCCCGCTGGAAACGTATTCCGGGTACTTTTGGCGAAGATCCTGCCTTGTCGATGGACATTGCCCGGGCGGTAATCAACGGATGGCAATCTACTTACGATAACCAGGGAAACGATTTGGGCTGGGGCAAACACAGTGTAAACAACCAGATGAAACATTTTCCCGGAGATGGGGCCGCTGAAGGTGGCCGCGAATCGCATACACGCGATGGTGCTTACAACATATTTCCGGGCGGTCAGTTTTTTACTCATGTTCTGCCATTCCTTGCTTGTATGGATTTGCCGGGGAAAACTAAAACAGTATCGGCTGCCATGACAAACTATTCGGTAGGAATTGAAGCAGATGGTTCAACAGTAGGCGGAGAGCGTGTGGGTACAAGCTATAGCACTTACAAACTCAAGAATTTGTTGAGAGAAAAGTACAACTGGGATGGTTACATTCTGACCGACTTCGGTATTCTTACCTCAAAAAATTACGGCGTTGAGAATTTAAGTCCGGCTGAAAAGAGGTTGGCCACCCTGGAAGCAGGATGTGATGCCTTTGGTGGCGAAGGCGGCGACGGGCAGGAAAGTGTTGATTTAGCAATGGAAGCATTCCAGCTGGGAGTTAGCAGGCTTGGCAAAGCTAAAATGGATGAGATTATGAAAAAGTCGACCGAGCGGATGCTCAGAACCCACTTTAATATTGGCATTGTTGATAATCCTTATCTTGATTTTGAAGTTGCCCAATCCACCTTTTTAAAACCGCAGCATGTAGAAGCCGCCTTCCAGGCACAGCTAAAATCAATTGTAATGTTGAAAAACACTGATGGCATTATTTCCAAGGCAACTAAAGGAGCACAAAAACCGAAAGTTTACATTCCACGTGTTTTTGTTGCGGCAGCCGGTGGGTGGACAAGAACACCGGCGTCTGCGAAACCAGGATTCGACCCTGAAGTAGCCGGCGAATATTTTGATGTAGTAACTGATAAATTGGCGGATAAGTACACAGGTACTGCTGATAGAGAAGGAAATCCTACGCTATCGCCCAATGACATTATCCGATTGTCAAAAGCAGAAATAGCACAATGCGATTTTGCCATTGTAAGAATAAGCAATCCTAAAAATGGGAATCCAACATTTATGGAGTCGGGGGGTATGCGGGAAGGCCCCGGATCGGCAGGAAGTATAAGCAACCGAGAGGACTATACCTACCTACCCATTTCGCTGCAATACCGACCTTACACGGCCAACTCCGAATTTGTGCGTCGCGAGTCGTTGGGGGGAGATATGATTGAGGTAAGTGAAAACGGAACAACAAAACTAGTGAAGGAGAATCGGTCGTATTTTGGAAAAACGGGAATCATTACCAACGAAAGTCACCTGGACCTTGTGCTAAACACCGCAGCTGCAACCGAAAAGGTAATTGTTGTGGTCGACATGTCGAATCCTATGGTCTTTACTGAATTTGAGCCTGAGGTTGATGCCATACTCGTTGGATTTGGGGGTAACAGGGCTGCCAATGTGCCCGATAAAGCATTCCTTGAGATCATTACCGGCCAGGTTGAACCATCGGGACTATTGCCACTTCAAATGCCTGCGAATATGGAAACGGTGGAGGCACAATTTGAAGATGTTCCCAGAGACATGCATTGCCATGTGGATAGCAATGGAAACACCTACGATTTTGCTTTCGGTCTGAATTGGTCGGGTACAATTAAAGATGAACGTACTGCAAAATATGATGTTATTCCGATTGTTGGTGTTGCACCGGAATAG
- a CDS encoding DUF6261 family protein: protein MIQLLISNSRNTEVDGTCTQIIQSYNGTTLNTDVRLEQIMNALKPKSALLSAAIGRIKEKSEQKGNDEIRDEKLTGLYYLLVSFSHHPDQQIRNAAHSLLVIFDHYGLAIKDESFTRESSLVHSMLDDFAKPKALANIALVPQCAEYIAALQVAEDNFDAIRLSYDEAVAEEGTLENASQMKREMVEAVNKQLVPYLNVMAQLDDATFGAFARVVAELISSNNEVVKKRRTKEEPETVE, encoded by the coding sequence ATGATTCAATTATTAATTAGTAACAGCCGCAACACCGAAGTTGACGGCACCTGTACACAAATTATTCAGAGTTACAACGGTACTACCTTAAACACCGATGTAAGGCTGGAACAAATAATGAACGCGCTAAAACCAAAATCGGCGCTTTTATCGGCGGCAATCGGGCGAATAAAAGAAAAGAGCGAGCAGAAAGGAAACGACGAAATCCGCGACGAAAAACTTACCGGTCTTTATTACCTCCTGGTAAGTTTCTCGCATCACCCCGACCAGCAGATTAGAAATGCAGCACACAGTTTACTGGTTATTTTTGACCATTACGGGCTTGCCATAAAAGACGAAAGTTTTACCCGCGAAAGTTCGCTGGTACACTCCATGCTCGACGATTTCGCAAAACCAAAGGCACTGGCCAATATTGCCCTTGTTCCGCAATGTGCCGAGTACATTGCTGCCCTGCAAGTGGCCGAAGATAATTTTGATGCCATCCGCCTGAGTTACGACGAAGCCGTGGCCGAAGAGGGGACGCTCGAAAACGCATCGCAAATGAAAAGGGAGATGGTGGAGGCAGTGAATAAACAGCTGGTGCCTTACCTGAATGTAATGGCTCAACTCGACGATGCCACCTTTGGCGCCTTTGCACGGGTAGTAGCCGAACTAATAAGCAGCAACAACGAAGTAGTAAAAAAACGCAGAACAAAAGAAGAGCCGGAAACGGTGGAATAA
- a CDS encoding kelch repeat-containing protein: MRLTILLLLTTLNLLGQNIEGIILDADTKLPLKNVNIFFKKGNTGTTSNVKGAFNLNLKSEINEDDTIHFSMIGYGAKDILYSDLKKINFFVCLSKKVESISEITVTSNKVLKPEIEFHQLSSLNEGLYAFGSLLLNGNIYVIGGNGSYYEDNAKRAFLEASNTEDLSFQNFTNRLKPGSFLERYNNSLQIYNIENDTWSISKLKLLERANHSINYYNNQIYILGGKSLSTNRKFEYLENKIEILDLKNETIKIDDTNPHQALNSQTFIYKNGLIILGGSVKLKNDGNKVFTNKTHLFDFSTGYWYELNDMPRAKEAKGVIIKDRIYLIGGYDNKALTEIESYNLGTGKWETEGELFDGIESPALTYHGNLIYIYNLDKVLTFNIVTKVLNEYRINLRIQNSALHYYDNKLYILGGYIENEYSTSPSSKLYSIDISEFLNTKIIKSKTL, encoded by the coding sequence ATGAGACTAACTATACTTCTTCTTCTTACAACTTTAAATTTATTGGGGCAAAATATCGAAGGAATCATACTTGATGCCGATACTAAATTACCGTTGAAAAATGTAAATATTTTCTTCAAAAAAGGAAATACCGGAACAACTTCAAATGTTAAAGGTGCATTTAATCTAAATCTGAAATCAGAAATTAATGAAGATGATACCATTCATTTCTCAATGATAGGCTATGGGGCAAAAGATATTTTATATTCAGATTTGAAAAAAATCAATTTTTTTGTTTGCCTGTCAAAAAAAGTTGAAAGCATTAGTGAGATTACTGTTACTTCCAATAAAGTTCTTAAACCTGAAATTGAATTTCATCAATTATCATCTTTAAATGAAGGATTATATGCATTTGGGTCCTTACTGTTAAATGGAAATATATATGTAATAGGAGGTAATGGATCATATTATGAAGATAATGCAAAAAGAGCCTTTCTTGAGGCAAGCAATACAGAGGATTTATCTTTCCAGAACTTTACAAACAGATTAAAACCTGGTAGCTTTTTGGAACGTTACAACAATAGTCTTCAGATATATAACATCGAAAATGATACTTGGTCTATTTCGAAACTAAAATTGTTGGAAAGAGCAAATCATTCAATAAATTATTACAACAACCAGATTTATATTTTAGGAGGTAAATCTTTATCGACAAATAGAAAATTTGAATATCTGGAAAACAAAATTGAAATTCTTGATTTAAAAAACGAAACCATAAAAATAGATGATACAAACCCACATCAAGCATTAAATTCTCAAACATTTATTTATAAAAATGGACTAATAATTTTGGGTGGTTCAGTTAAACTTAAAAATGATGGCAATAAAGTGTTCACGAATAAAACCCATCTCTTTGATTTCAGCACAGGATACTGGTATGAATTGAATGATATGCCTCGTGCAAAGGAAGCAAAAGGAGTTATTATTAAAGATAGAATTTATCTTATCGGGGGATATGATAACAAAGCTCTGACAGAAATTGAAAGCTATAACCTAGGCACTGGAAAGTGGGAAACTGAGGGAGAATTATTTGATGGAATTGAAAGTCCTGCCTTAACTTATCACGGTAATTTAATTTATATCTACAACCTAGATAAAGTACTTACTTTTAATATTGTTACAAAAGTTTTAAACGAATATAGAATCAATTTGAGAATACAAAACTCAGCTCTTCATTACTATGATAACAAATTATATATTTTGGGTGGTTATATTGAAAATGAGTATTCTACATCTCCATCTTCAAAATTATATAGTATAGACATTAGTGAGTTTTTAAATACCAAAATAATAAAGTCAAAAACATTATGA
- a CDS encoding PAS domain-containing sensor histidine kinase, which translates to MLSEKKFLHIIENLNDIIWTIDIISSRFTYVSPSVTQLGYLIEEAMEGAFDNHPNNNTSYKKTQLQIQNEIKRLITSDEEYSDMRFEYQMPNKAGTQIWFETEIRILKEDGYPKEILGITRNIEDRKKNDLIIENYARELERLNYEKDQFIKILAHDLLSPFNTMLGFSNHILETFKETGKEDLEPQLKLINHKLLSTFQMLEDLLVWVKNSSSEIFSTFEDVPLNKLCNTIIKNVASNFKNISVVYIESENIILKTNTNILKVILRNFISNAIKFTDINGSIKVLASKSPENVTITVSDNGIGMTDEQIENIWQKSESSNGTKGETGFGLGLVFCKELIEKLGGKIWAESELGKGSKFNISLPINTN; encoded by the coding sequence ATGTTAAGCGAAAAAAAGTTTCTGCATATAATTGAAAACTTGAATGACATTATCTGGACGATTGACATCATATCAAGCCGATTTACTTATGTTAGTCCTTCTGTTACACAACTTGGATATTTAATTGAAGAAGCAATGGAAGGTGCGTTTGATAATCATCCAAACAACAACACCTCATACAAAAAAACACAGTTACAGATACAAAATGAAATAAAGAGACTAATTACTTCTGATGAAGAATATTCAGACATGAGATTTGAATATCAAATGCCAAATAAAGCGGGCACACAAATCTGGTTTGAAACAGAAATCAGAATTTTAAAAGAAGATGGTTATCCTAAAGAAATATTAGGTATCACACGAAATATAGAGGACAGGAAAAAAAATGACCTTATAATAGAGAATTATGCCAGGGAGTTGGAACGATTAAATTATGAAAAAGACCAATTTATTAAAATATTGGCGCACGATTTATTAAGTCCTTTTAATACGATGTTGGGGTTTTCTAACCATATTTTGGAGACCTTTAAAGAAACTGGAAAAGAAGATTTAGAACCACAACTTAAATTAATAAATCACAAACTCTTATCCACTTTTCAAATGCTGGAAGATTTACTCGTTTGGGTGAAAAATTCCTCTTCCGAAATTTTTTCAACTTTTGAAGATGTTCCTTTAAATAAATTATGCAATACTATCATAAAAAATGTGGCATCGAATTTTAAAAATATTAGTGTAGTTTATATTGAGTCAGAGAATATAATCCTAAAAACGAACACTAATATTCTCAAAGTCATTTTAAGAAACTTTATTTCGAATGCTATTAAATTCACAGATATTAATGGAAGTATTAAAGTTCTTGCAAGCAAATCACCAGAAAATGTAACCATAACAGTTTCAGATAATGGAATTGGAATGACTGACGAACAAATTGAAAATATTTGGCAAAAGTCAGAATCAAGCAATGGAACAAAAGGAGAGACAGGATTTGGATTAGGACTTGTTTTTTGCAAAGAATTAATCGAAAAGCTTGGTGGTAAAATATGGGCTGAAAGTGAATTGGGAAAAGGAAGCAAATTTAATATTAGCCTACCAATCAATACCAATTGA